The sequence below is a genomic window from Longimicrobium sp..
CGCGGCTGGCGGCGGAGGGGGTGCGCGCCGACGTCATCCACGCCAACAACGTGCTGGCCCACGTGGCCGACCTGAACGGCGTGGTGAGCGGGTTCCGCACCCTGCTCAGGGACACCGGCACCACCTGCATCGAGTTCCCCTACGTCAAGGACATGATCGACGGGGCGGAGTTCGACACCATCTACCACGAGCACCTCTGCTACTTTTCGCTCACCGCGCTGGACCGGCTGTTCCGCCGCCACGGCCTGGTGATCTGGAACGTGGAGCGGCTGCCCATCCACGGCGGCTCGCTGCGCGTGTTCGCCACGCCCGCCGGGCGGGCCCCGGAGCCGGGCGAGGCGGTGCGGGCGCTGCTGGCCGAGGAGCAGGGGTGGGGCGTGGACGAGCCCGGGTTCTACCTGGGCTTCGCGGGGCGGGTGGAGCGGCTGAAGGAGGAGCTGGGCTCGCTGGTGGCCGGGCTGAAGGCCGAGGGCCGCAGCCTCGCGGCGTACGGCGCGTCGGCCAAGGGAAGCACCCTGCTCAACTACTTCGGCATCGGGGGCGAAACCCTGGACTTCGTGGTCGACCGCAGCACGGTGAAGCAGGGGCGCTACACGCCGGGAACGCACCTGCGCATCGACCCGCCGCAGGCGCTGCTGGAGCGCCGCCCCGACTTCGTGCTGCTGCTGACCTGGAACTTCGCCGACGAGATCCTGGAGCAGCAGGCCGAGTACCGGCGGGGCGGGGGAAAGTTCATCGTGCCCATTCCGTCGCCGCGGGTGGTGTGACCTTTCACGAGACCCCCATTCCCGGCGCCTGGCTGATCGAACCGCGGCGGATCGAGGACGAGCGCGGCTTCTTCGCGCGGGTGTTCGACGAGGACGAGTTCGCGCGGCGGGGGATGCGCACGGCGTTTCCGCAGTGCAGCGTGAGCTTCAACGCGCGCGCCGGGACGCTGCGGGGGCTTCACTACCAGGCGGCGCCGCACGCCGAGGCCAAGGTGGTGCGCTGCACCGCCGGGGCCGTGTGGGACGTGCTGGTGGACCTGCGCCCCGAGTCGCCCGCCTTCCGGCGCTGGTACGCCGCCGAGCTGAGCGCCGGGAACCGCCGCCTGCTGTATGTTCCCGAGGGGGTGGCGCACGGCTTCCAGACGCTGGTGGACGAATCCGAGGTGTTCTACCAGATCTCGGAGCGCTACCACCCGGAGCTGGCCCGCGGCCAGCGCTGGGACGACCCGGCCTTCGGCATCGAGTGGCCGGCGGCGGCCGTGCGCACCCTCTCGGAGCGGGACCGCGGCTACGCGGACTTCGCCGGGTGAAGCGGGCGCTGGTCACCGGCGCCTCGGGGTTCGTGGGCCGGCATGCGCTGGCGCCCCTGGCCGCCCGCGGCTTCGAGGTGCACGCCCTGTCGCGCGGCGGGCCTCCCCCGGGGCTGGACGTGCCTGGCGTGGTGTGGCACCGGGGGGACCTGCTGCAGCCGGGGACCGCGCGCGGGGTGATCGAGGCCGTGCGGCCGACGCACCTGCTGCACCTTGCCTGGGACGTGCGCCCCGGGGTGTTCTGGACGGCGCCCGACAACCTGGACTGGGTGGCGGCCAGCCTGGCCCTCGCGCGCGCGTTCGCGGAAACGCGGGGCACGCGGATCGTTGGCGCCGGCACCTGCGCCGAGTACGACTGGACGGACGGCGGACGCTGTTCCGAGTTCGACACGCCGCTTGCACCCGCCACGCTGTACGGCGCGGCCAAGCACGCGCTCCGCGGCGTCGTGGAGGCCCACGCGCGGCAGGCAGGCGTAAGCGCCGCCTGGGGGCGCATCTTTTTTCTGTACGGCCCGTACGAGGCGCCGGCGCGGCTGGTTTCGTCGGTGGCGCGGGCCCTGGTGGCCGGCCAGCCGGCCGAGGTGACGCCCGGGACGCAGCGGCGCGACTTTCTTCACGCGGCCGACGCGGGCGAGGCCTTCGCGGCGCTGCTGGACAGCGGCGTCGAGGGGGCGGTGAACGTTGCATCGGGAGAGGCGGTGGAAGTGCGCGAGGTGGTGCAGGAGGTGGCGCGGGCGGCGGGACGGCCCGACCTGGTGAGGTGGGGCGCGCGCACCGCGCCCGCGGGCGAGCCGGCCGTGCTGGCGGCCGACGCGGGCCGGCTTCGCGCGGAGGTGGGATGGACGCCGCGGCACAGCCTTCGCTCGGGCGTGGACGACGCCGTGGCGTGGTGGCGCGCGGAGGCGGGCCGATGACCGGGGCGGAGTGCCCGGTCTGCGGCTCGGACGCGCCCGAGGGCTTCCTTCGCCGCGGCGGGGTGCCGGCGCACCAGAACCTGGTGATGCGCAACCCCGGGGCGGCCCAGGCCGCCGAGCGCGGCGACTTGGACCTGGCCTGCTGCCCGCGCTGCGGATTCGTCTTCAACCGGGCGTTCGACCCCGATCGCCTGAGCTACGGGGCCGACTACGACAACACCCAGACCTGCTCGCCGTCCTTTCGGGGGCACGTCGAGGGGCTGGTGCGCCACCTGGTGGAAGAGCGCGGCGTGCGCGGCTGCCGCATCGTCGAGGTGGGGTGCGGGCAGGGCGACTTCCTGGTGCGCCTGGTGCAGGCGGCGGGAGAGGGCGCCACCGGCGTGGGGTTCGACCCGGCGTACACCGGGCCCGACACGGTGCTGGACGGCCGCGTGCGCTTCGAGCGGCGCTTCTACGGCCCCGAGTGCGCGGACGTGCCCGCCGACGTGGTGGTATGCCGCCACGTGATCGAGCACGTGCCCCGGCCGGTGGAACTGCTGCGCTCCGTCCGCGCGGCGCTCGCGGGCGCGGGACGGGCGCGGGTGTACTTCGAGACTCCCACGGTGGAGTGGATCCTGCGCCACCGCGTGGTGTGGGATTTTTTCTACGAGCACTGCTCGTACTTCAGCGCCGCTTCGCTTTCCACCGCCTTCCAGGCGGCCGGGTTCGCGGTGGACGAGGTGCGCGAGGTGTTCGGCGGGCAGTACCTGTGGATCGAGGGCTCCGCCGGCGGCCCCGCCCCGGAGGTGGAGCTGGCCCCGGGCGAGGTGCCGGGGCTGGCGCGCGCCTTTTCCCAGGCCGAGCCGCACATCCGCGGCTCGCTGCGGGAACAGGTTGAGCGCTGGGCCGCGGACGGCGGCGTGGCGCTCTGGGGCGCCGGGGCCAAGGGGGCCACGCTGGCCGCCCTGATGGACCCGGACCGCCGCCTGGTGCGCTGCGTGGTGGACCTGAACCCGCAGAAGCAGGGGCGGTACCTTCCCGCCACGGGGCACCCCATCGTGGACTACCGCGCGCTGGCCGGGCTGGGGGTGAAGACGGCGGTGCTGATGAACCCGAACTACCGCGCCGAGAACGAGCGGCTCCTCCGCGAGGCGGGGCTGGACGTGGCGCTTACCGAACTGACGGAGCCGACGCATGCACGTGGAGATTGACGACGCCCGGGGAACCCTGGTGCATCACGAGAACGGGAGCACCCGGACCGTGGACCTGCACTCGCGGGAAGGGTTCGAGGCGCTTTCGCGCCTGTGGGTGAAGGTGGGCTGGAGCCAGCGCTACTCGTACACCTTCAGCTGGATGGGCCGGCCCATCATCCAGCTTCCCGAGGACATGGTGCGCACCCAGGAGGTCATCTACCGGGTGCGCCCCGACGTGATCGTGGAGACCGGGGTGGCGCACGGCGGCTCGCTGATCTACTACGCCAGCCTCTGCAAGGTGCTGGGCAGGGGCCGGGTGGTGGGGGTGGACATCGAGATCCGCGAGCACAACCGGCGGGCCATCGAGGAGCACGAGATGGCGTCGTACATCACCCTGATCGAGGGGAGCTCCACCGACGACGCCACCGTCCGGCAGGTGCAGGGGCAGATCCGCCCCGGCGAGACGGTGCTGGTGATTCTGGACTCCAACCACACCCGCGCGCACGTGGCGGCGGAGCTGGAGCGCTACCACGGCATGGTGACGCCGGGGTCGTACCTCGTGGCCACCGACGGCATCATGTACGACCTGCACGACGTGCCCGGTGGCGCGCCGGAGTGGGTGCACGACAACCCGCGCGACGCGGCCGCCGAGTTCGCCGCCGCGCACCCCGAGTTCGTGCTGGAGCAGCCGGAGTGGCCCTTCAACGAGAGCGGGCTGCGGGAGAACATCACCCACTGGCCGGGTGCCTGGCTTCGGCGCGCCTGAGGACGGGGAGGGGCGCCGGGACCACGGGGATCGAGAAGGCAGGCAGCTGGGCAGGGCTTCAGACGCAGCATCATAAAGGTTCTTCAGCGGTCGTTCAGCATTCCGCGGGTGCGCCACCGCCGGGATGCTTCAGGGAGTGGGCCAGGAGTTCATGTAGCGGCATTCAGCGTGGGAGCAGGGTTTATGGGAACGCGGAGGGAACCCGGTGCGCCCGTGCCCAGTGGGGCAGGGGTGAGCGGTGCGGTGCAGTTCAACGGTTTGCTGGTGGTCGTTCCCACCCGCAACCGGGCGGACCTGGCGGAGAACGCCGTGCGTTCGCTGCTCGGGGAGCACGGCTCCGCGGGGGTGCGCATCGTGGTCTCGGACAATTCCACGGACGCCGCCGCGGCAGAGCGCCTTCGCGCGTTCTGCGAGACGACGGGAAGCGGGACGCTGCACTATCTTCGACCTCCCGTTCCGCTCGCGATGGCGGCGCACTGGGACTGGGCAATGCAGACGGTTCTGCACACCTGGCCCGAAAACCACGTCGCCTATCTCACCGACCGCATGGTCTTCCGCGAGGGAGAGGTGCGGGCCGTGATGGAGCTGGCGCGGCGCTACCCTGACCGGGTAGTGGCGTACCTGCACGACCACCTCGCGGGGTACGCGCCGCCGTTCCGGGTGGAGCAGGTGCCGTGGACAGGGCGGGCGTACGAGGTTTATGCGGCCGACCTGCTCGCCCTGGCGGCCAGGGGAGTGCTGTCCGCCCCGGGACTGCCCAAGATGCTGAACTGCGTGGTGCCGCGAACCGTGCTGGACCGCCTTCGCGCACGGTTCGGGAAGTTCTTCGATTCGGTGGCGCCCGACTTCAACTTCTGCTACCGGTGCCTGGCCGAAGTGGAGAGCGTGGTACACTACGACTCGGCCGCGGTCGTCCACTACGCCCTGGACCGCAGCAACGGGGCAAGCCTCAGCCGTGGCGTTCGCACGAGAGATCACGCGGATTTCCTGGCGAGCGTGGGCGGGTCGCTTGCGCCGTCGGCGCCGGTCCCGGAACTGCGCACGGTGGGGAACGTGATCTTTCACGAGTACTGCCGGACCCGCGCCGAGACGGGCAGCCGCCGGCTTCCCGAACTGGACCGGGAGCGGTACCTGGACTACCTGGGCCGGGAGATCGAACTCGTGGAGGATCCGGCCGAGCGCCGGCACATGCGAGCGCTTCTCGAGGCGAATGGCTGGCGCGCGAGTGTCCCGAAGCGGGAGCCTTTCCGGGCGGCCCGTCTCCGGAAGCTGCTGTCCCCGCGCCTCGTGCTGCGGCGCCTGTCCATGGCGGCGGCATGGATGCTGCGCGAACCTTGGGCTCGGCCCTTCTGGACGTTTCTGGCCGGGCGCACCCGGATCCGCATACCGGCGGATGCACGATTCACGTTCGGAAGCATGGACGAAGCGCTTCGCTTCGCCACGCGGTTCCGGACCTCCCCGGCCCGGGATGACGACCATCTCCGTCTGCCGGGGCTTCGCATTTACGAACTGCGCCACTGAAATCGCTCGTGCGTATAGAAACGAGAGCTCCATCCACCCGCCGACCGCACGACCCGGCGGGAACGGGCGAAGTACCGGTACCTGAACGCATGGCCGAGCCTCTCGTGAGCATCGCGATCCCGACGTACAACCGGGTGGCGGGCCTGCGCCGCGCGGTGGCCTCGGCGCTGGCCCAGGACTATCCGTGCCTGGAGGTGGTCGTTTCCGACAACGCCTCGACGGATGAAACCCGGGCATTCTGCGAAGAGCTGGTCCGGCGCGACCGGCGGGTGCGGTACGTCCGGCAGCCGGTGAACGTGGGGCCGGTGGGCAACTTCGTCCACGCGCTGGAACAGTGCGTGGGTGAATACTTCATGTGGCTCGCCGACGACGACTGGATCGACGCCGACTACGTGCGCCGCTGCATGGAGGTGCTGCGCAGGCCCGGCTACTCGCTCGTCGCGGGGAGCACGCAGTACTACCGCCAGGGGCGTTGGGAGTTCGAGGCCGGCCCGCTGGACCTGGAGCAGGAAGACCCCTCCGAGCGCGTCCTGGCCTACTACCGCCAGGTAGAGGACAACGGGGTGTTCTACGGGCTCGCCCGCCGCGCGGACCGGCTGGCCAACCCCTTCCCGCGGACGATCGGGGGGGACTGGCTGGCCGTGGCCCGGCTGGCCGCCGCGGGCAAGGTGGCCACCGTCCGCGCCACGTCCGTACACCGGGCGATGGAAGGGGTGTCGGACGGCATGGAAAGCCTCGTCCGCGCCTACAAGCTTCGCGGCCGCCAGGCCCGCAATCCGTACGGCCTGATCATCCGGAGCATCGTCGCCGACATCATGTGGGGCTCGCCCTCGTTTCATGCGCTGAGCATGGGCAGGCGCGTGCACCTGGCCCGGCGCGCCGCGCGAGAGATCCACGCCCGGTACTACCTGCGGGTACAGCGGCATCGCTCGCAGCTGAGGCGCGGGAAGGTGGTCGGCCGCCTGCGCGAGGTCCCGCTGGCCAGGCAGGTGTGGCACGTCGTCCGGCCCCTGCTTCTGCGCAGCCGTGCATCGTGACGGCCGCGCGCGGCGTGGTGCTTCCCGCCCGCACCGGGCGCGCGCGCCGAAGCCCTCCGCCAGGCGGTGCTGGGCGCGTACCGCACCGGGCCGGCCGCGTGGCCGTGGCGCCACGAGGAGCGCGGTCCGGCACCGCCTGACGACGGGCGGCGGCACGCGCGCGCCGTACACGCTGGTGCGCGCGTCGCGGCGGTTCGGCTGATGCGCGTTGTCTATGACGTTTCGATGCTGGGCTTCGGGCACCGCCACCCCGAGGCTCGCACCGGCGTGCACCGCGTGGTGGAGCACGTGGCTCGTGGGCTGGCGCGTGTGCCGGGGCTGGACCTGGCCTTCAGCGCCACCGATTCGCTTCTTACGCACACCGCCACGGCCGAGTGCCTGTCGGCCGATGCGCAGCTCCGCACGGTGCCGCTGCTTCGCCCGCCGGGCGCCCGCGCGGCGGGCACGCTGGAGAAACGCGCCCGCCGGGCGGCCGCCCATGCCCCCCGAAGCCTTCGTGCGCGCATGCTGGGCCGCGTCGTCGCCGCGATGGAGAACCGGCATCGCCTGCCCAACGCCGGCGTGCGCTGGGGGGGCGAGGTCTTCCACTCGTCCTTTAACGCGCTGCCGGCGCTCACCGGACGCATGCGGCGATTTCTCACCATCTACGACCTGATCCCCATCCGGTTCCCGCAGCTGTTCGAGCCCCACATGGTGGCCTGGATGGACCGGGTGTACGGGAGCCTGCGCCCCGGCGACTGGGCGCTCGCGATCTCCGAGACCACCAGGGCGGACCTCTGCGAGTATCGGGGCTTCGATCCCGCCCGCGTGTTCGTGACGCCGCTGGCGGCGGACGCGCGCACCTTCTACCCGGCCGGGCCGGAGGAGCAGGGGGCGGTGCGGAGGCGGCTGGGCATTCCCGAGGGACCGTACCTGCTGACGCTGAACACGCTGGAGCCGCGCAAGAACCTGGAATCGGTGATCCGCGCCTTTGCGCGCGTGGCGCGGGAGCCGGCCGCGCGCGACCTGTCGCTGGTGCTGGTGGGGGGGCGCGGGTGGAAGGCGGAGGGCATCGACGCCGCGCTGGCCGAGGCGGGACCCGTGCGCGAGCGCATCGTCCTGGCGGGGTACGTCCCGGACGAAGAGCTGGCGGCGCTCTACAGCGGCGCGCTCGCCTTCGTGTACATGTCGCTGTACGAGGGGTTCGGGCTGCCGCCGCTGGAGGCCATGCAGTGCGGGGTCCCCGTGATCAGCTCGAACACCTCGTCGCTCCCGGAGGTGGTGGGCGACGCGGGGATCCTGCTGCCCCCCACCGACCTGGACGCGATGTGCCAGGCCGTGCTGCAGGTGCACGGCGCCCCGGCGCTCCGCGCCGAGCTCGCCGCCCGGTCGCTGGCGCGGGCCGACGGCTTCACCTGGGAGCGGTGCGTGGCGCAGACGGTGGCGGCGTACCGGGTGGCGCTCGCGGCATGACGGCACCGGCCCCCATGCGCATCGCGGTCTGGCACAACCTGTACAGCGGGGGAGGGCTGCGGGCGCTCCAGACCCACGTCCGCGGGCTGCTGGATCGCGGCCATTCGGTCGAGGCCTGGTGCGTGGGCGAGCGCCCGGCGGGATGGGCCCCGTTCGGGCCCCGCGTGCGCGAGCACCGGGTTCCCCTGGCGGCCACGGCCGGGTGGCGGGGCGCCACGCCGAGGTGGCTTCGCGACATCCAGGCCATGGAGGCGGCGTGCGAGCGCTGCGCGCGGGAGATGGAGGCGGGCGGCTTCGACCTGGCCTTCGCGAACACGTGCCAGTCGTACGCCGTGCCGTTCGTGATGCGCTACCTGCGCCGCCTTCCGCGCGTGCTGTACCTGCAGGAGCCCCGCCGCGCCCTGTACGAGGCGCAGCCGGTGCTTCCCTGGGTGGGCGAGGCAGAAGCGGCGGAGGAGGGCGGGCCCGCCCCGCTGCGCGAGCTGCGGCAGGTACGCCGGTGGTACGCGCTGCGTGCGCAGGCCCGCCGCGAATGGCTGAACGTGCACGCCTGCGACACCGTCCTCGTCAACTCGTACTACAGCCGCGAGAGCGTGCTGCGGGCGTACGCGCGCGACTCGGACGTCTGCTACCTGGGCGTGGAGACCGAGCTCTTTCGCCCCGGCGCGGCGCGGCGCGAGCCCCTGGTGGTGGGGCTGGGCGCCCTCGACCGCGCGAAAGGGGTGCACCTGGCCGTCCGCGCGGTGGCGGGGCTCGCCGCGCCGCGCCCCGCGCTGGCCTGGGTGGCGGACCGCGGCGACGCCACCTACGCCCGCGAGGTCCGGGAGCTCGCGTCGGGGCTGGGGGTGGAGCTGCGGGTGATGCAGGGGATCGCGGACGCGGAGCTTTCCGACATCCTGGGCCGCGCGTCGCTGATGCTCTACACGTCGCGGCTGGAGCCGTTCGGCCTCGCGCCGCTGGAGGCGAACGCCTGTGGCACCCCGGTGGTGGCCATCGCCGAAGGCGGTGTGCGGGAAACCGTCCTGGACGGCGTCAACGGCCTTCTCGCCGACGCCCGGCCCGACAGCCTGGCCGCCGCGATGGCGCGGCTGCTGGGCGATGCGCCCTTCGCGCGGCGGCTGGGCGACCGCGCCGCCGAACATGTGCGCGAGCACTGGACGGCGGACGCCAGCGTGCGCCGCCTGGAGGCGCACCTGCTTCGCGCGCGACATTCACGTTCCGAACGAAAGGTTCTGCAGTGAAGCTGGCCATCATCTCGCTGATGCACACCGACCCGTGGGGCGGCAGCGAGGAGTTGTGGACCGAGATGGCGCACGCGGCGCTGGACGAGGGCCACGAGGTCATGGCCGCGGTGTTCCGCTGGCCCACCCTGCACCCGCGCCTGGCGGAGCTGCAGGGCAGGGGGGCGCGCGTGCTGACGCGGCGGCGGCCCCGCCTTCCGTCGGTGGACAAGGTGATGAGCCGGGTGCTGCGGCGGCCGGTGCGGCTGCCCCGGCCGGCCGTCCTGCAGAGCGCCACGTCGTGGGGCGAGCTGACGCGGTTCCGCCCCGACGTGGTGTGCATCAGCCAGGGCGCCACGTTCGACGCCGTGCACTTTCCCGACCTGCTGGCGTTCCTGCGCTCCAGCGGCACGCCCTACGTGGCCCTGTGCCAGGCCAACACCGAGGTTCCCGAAGATCCGGCGTACCACGCCGCCGCCGACGACCTTTTCCGGCGCGCCTCGCGGGTGGCGTTCGTCGCCGAGCGAAACCTGCGCGTCGCGGAGCGGCAGATCGCCGCTCCCATTCCGAACGGCTCGGTCGTGCGCAACCCCATCAACCTTTCCTCGGCCGAGGCGGTGCCCTGGCCCGAGCCCGAGCCGGTGCGGTTTGCCTGCGTCGCCCGCTTTTCGGCCGTCGCCAAGGGGCAGGACGTGCTGCTGCAGACGCTGGCGGCGCCCGAGTGGCGCGGGCGCGACTGGCGGCTGCGCCTGTACGGGCGCGGCTCGGACGAGGGGTACCTGCGCCGCCTGATCGCGCTTTACGGGCTGGAGGACCGGGTGGAGCTCGCCGGCCACGTGCACGACATCCGGGCGCTCTGGTCCGACAACCACCTGCTCGTGCTCGCGTCGCGGATGGAGGGCACTCCGCTGGCCCTCGTAGAGGCCATGCTGTGCGGCCGCCCGTCGGTGGTCACCGACGTGGGGGGAAACACCGAGTGGGTGGAGGAGGGGGTGTCGGGCTGGGTAGCCGACGGCTCTACGGCGCGGTCGCTCGGGGCGGCGCTCGAGCGGGCCTGGCGGGCGCGGGCGAGCTGGCCCGCGATGGGCGCTCGCGCACGGGAAACCGCGCTGGGGCAGTACGACCCGCGGCCCGGCGAAACGCTGCTCCGGCTGGCGGAGAGCGCCGCGGGCGGGGGCCGCTGATGCGCACGCTCGTCGTCGCGGGGGCCCGCCCCAACTTCATGAAGGTGGCCCCCATCCTGGCGGAGCTGCGCCGCGCGGGCTCGCCCGGCGTGCTGGTGCACACCGGGCAGCACTACGACGCGCAGATGTCCGACGCCTTCTTCCGAGACCTGGGAATCCCCGCGCCGGACTACCACCTGGGCGTGGGCTCGGGGAGCCACGCGCAGCAGACCGCCCGGGTGATGGAGGCGTTCGAGCCGGTGCTGGTGGAGGCGCGGCCCGACTGGGTGCTCGTGGTGGGCGACGTGAACTCCACCCTGGCGTGCGCCCTGGTGGCCAGCAAGCTGCGCGAAGAGCTGGGATGCCGGGTGGCGCACGTGGAGGCCGGCCTCCGCAGCGGCGACTGGCGCATGCCCGAGGAGGTGAACCGGGTGCTCACCGACCGCCTTTCGGACCTCCTGCTGACGCCCAGCCACGACGCGCTCCCGAACCTGGCCGCCGAGGGGATCCCCTCCGGCCGGGTGAGCTTCGTGGGCAACGTGATGATCGACGCGCTCTTCGCCGGGCTCCCGGATGCCCGCGCGCTGGGGATGCCGGCGCGGCTGGGGCTCGCCGCCGGGGGGTACGCCGTCGTCACGCTGCACCGTCCCTCGGCCGTGGACAACCCCGAGGTCCTCCGGGAGATCCTCCGGGGGCTGGGGCGGGTGGCCGAGCGGATGCCGGTGGCCTTTCCCGTCCACCCGCGCACCGCGCAGAGCATCGCCGCCCACGGCCTGGACTCCCTGCTGGAGCCGCTGCGGGTGCTGGAGCCCCTCGGCTACCAGGAGATGGCGGGGCTGGTGGACGGCGCCGCGGTGGTGCTCACCGACTCGGGCGGGCTGCAGGAAGAAACGACGGCGCTCGGGGTTCCCTGCGTTACGCTGCGGGAGCAGACCGAGCGGCCGGTGACGATCACGGAGGGCACCAACCGGCTGGCGCCCTGGCCGCTCACCCCCGAGGGAATCCTCGCGTCGTTCCAGGCCGCCGCGGCCCAGCCGCGCGCGGCCCCCGGCAGCCGCTCGCCCGAGGGGTGGGACGGGCGCGCCGCCGAGCGGATCGTGTCGGCGCTCTTCGCCCGCACCGCCGGCCGGCCGTAGCGGTGTCGGGCTCCGGCCTCCACCGGGGGCGGCAAGTGGCGCGACCGGGGCCGGCGTGAGTATTATGGGGGTCTCCCCAACCGCGGTCAGCCGCAGGACGACCATGACTTTCTGCATGTCTCTCCGGTGCAGCGCGCTCGTCCTGGCCATGGGCTGCGACTCGGGCGCCACCGACGCGCACGACGGACCGCCCGCGATCAGCGTGGACTTCGGGGAGCCGGGGGCGGATGTCCGCTCCATGGTCGGCTTCCTGCACTCCGTCGGGCCGGGCTCGGCGCCGGAATCGCTGGTCCTGCCGCTGAGGCCACGGCTTCTGCGCGGGGGCGCCCAGGGCTCCGAGGCCCTCGTGGCGCGGGCGGCGGGGACGGCGGTGGAGCGGATGCTGGTCCTGAGCGACCTGTGGGGGTACCCGCACCAGGGCTACCCCAACCGCGGCGGCCGGGCCCCTTTCGAGGACTACCCGGCGTGGGAGGCCTTCGTGCGCGGCCTCGCCGGCGCCACGCGGGGGCAGGACCTGGTGTACGAGGTGTGGAACGAGCCGGACCAGCCGTTCTTCTGGAACGGCTCCATGGACCAGTACGCGGAAACCTTTCGGCGCGCCGAGCGGGTGCTGCGCGACGAGCTGGGCGCGGCGGTGCGGGTCGCGGGGCCCGGGATCGCGCACTGGGACGAGGACCAGGTCCGCGGCTTCCTCGACTACCAGCGGCGTGCCGGATCCCGGGTGGACGTGCTTACCTGGCACGAATTCCAGCTGGATTCCAACCTGCCGCGGATCGAAGCGAGCCTCAGGCGGGCGCGGAGCGCCTACGTTTCCGCCACGGCGTACCGGGACGTGGGGATCCGGGAAATCTTCATCGGCGAGACGCTTGCCGAAGCGGACGTGCACCGGCCCGGCCCCGTGCTCGGAACCCTCTATTTTCTCGAGCGCGGGGGCGCCGACGCGGCGGCGCGTGCCTGCTACGGCAGCTGCTTCGACGGCTCGCTCAACGGCCTTCTCACCGAGGAAGGCCTTCCCCGGGCGGCATGGTGGGCCTACCGCGCCTACGCCGAGACCCTCACGGGCCGCGTCCCCGTCCGGGTGCGGGGGGCGGGGGTGGCCGCCTTTGCCGCGCACGGGCCGGCCGGGCGCGCGGCGAGCGTCGTGGTGGGGCGGTTCAGCGACGAGTCGTACGGCCTGTTCGCGACCGTCGAGTTGCGGCTGAAGGGGCTGGACCGGCTCACCGGCGCCCGGCGCGGGGTGGTTCGCATCGTCGTGCGGAAGGTCCCCGCCACCGGGACGGCCCCGCTGGCCGACCTGCCGGTGGAATGGGAGGAAACCCGCGAGGTCGAGAAATCCACCACCATCGAGCTCACGGCGGTCGGCGTCGGTGAAGGGCGGGTGGTGTCGATTTCCGCCCCCTGACGCATGGAGCGAGTGAACGTGCCGGAACACGGAGCAGGAGTGCCAGCGGGGGCCGTTCGCGGCGGTGAGCCGGTGACGGCGCCGCCGCCTCTCGTTTCCGTGTCGATCACGGCCCACAACCGCCCCGACGACCTGCGGCTGACCCTGCGGCGGCTGGGCGAGCAGACGCATCGCCCGCTGGAGGTGATCGTGGTCGACGACGCCTCCGACGTGGAGCTGGAACCCGTCGTCCGCGAGGAGTGGCCGGACGCGGTGTACCGGCGGAACCCCCGGAACCTGGGGGCGCACGCCAG
It includes:
- a CDS encoding class I SAM-dependent methyltransferase, translating into MSAAEVLPAAPAGAGRITGCRACGHAELVPVLSLGSTPLANALLSEDELRAPEPVYPLELVFCGSCSLVQITETVPPEQLFGEYLYFSSFSDAMVRHAGEIVERLVRERGLGPESLALEVASNDGYLLQHYLRAAVPVLGVEPASNIARVAEERGVRTVCDFFGAESAARLAAEGVRADVIHANNVLAHVADLNGVVSGFRTLLRDTGTTCIEFPYVKDMIDGAEFDTIYHEHLCYFSLTALDRLFRRHGLVIWNVERLPIHGGSLRVFATPAGRAPEPGEAVRALLAEEQGWGVDEPGFYLGFAGRVERLKEELGSLVAGLKAEGRSLAAYGASAKGSTLLNYFGIGGETLDFVVDRSTVKQGRYTPGTHLRIDPPQALLERRPDFVLLLTWNFADEILEQQAEYRRGGGKFIVPIPSPRVV
- the rfbC gene encoding dTDP-4-dehydrorhamnose 3,5-epimerase, which translates into the protein MTFHETPIPGAWLIEPRRIEDERGFFARVFDEDEFARRGMRTAFPQCSVSFNARAGTLRGLHYQAAPHAEAKVVRCTAGAVWDVLVDLRPESPAFRRWYAAELSAGNRRLLYVPEGVAHGFQTLVDESEVFYQISERYHPELARGQRWDDPAFGIEWPAAAVRTLSERDRGYADFAG
- a CDS encoding NAD(P)-dependent oxidoreductase translates to MKRALVTGASGFVGRHALAPLAARGFEVHALSRGGPPPGLDVPGVVWHRGDLLQPGTARGVIEAVRPTHLLHLAWDVRPGVFWTAPDNLDWVAASLALARAFAETRGTRIVGAGTCAEYDWTDGGRCSEFDTPLAPATLYGAAKHALRGVVEAHARQAGVSAAWGRIFFLYGPYEAPARLVSSVARALVAGQPAEVTPGTQRRDFLHAADAGEAFAALLDSGVEGAVNVASGEAVEVREVVQEVARAAGRPDLVRWGARTAPAGEPAVLAADAGRLRAEVGWTPRHSLRSGVDDAVAWWRAEAGR
- a CDS encoding class I SAM-dependent methyltransferase, whose amino-acid sequence is MTGAECPVCGSDAPEGFLRRGGVPAHQNLVMRNPGAAQAAERGDLDLACCPRCGFVFNRAFDPDRLSYGADYDNTQTCSPSFRGHVEGLVRHLVEERGVRGCRIVEVGCGQGDFLVRLVQAAGEGATGVGFDPAYTGPDTVLDGRVRFERRFYGPECADVPADVVVCRHVIEHVPRPVELLRSVRAALAGAGRARVYFETPTVEWILRHRVVWDFFYEHCSYFSAASLSTAFQAAGFAVDEVREVFGGQYLWIEGSAGGPAPEVELAPGEVPGLARAFSQAEPHIRGSLREQVERWAADGGVALWGAGAKGATLAALMDPDRRLVRCVVDLNPQKQGRYLPATGHPIVDYRALAGLGVKTAVLMNPNYRAENERLLREAGLDVALTELTEPTHARGD
- a CDS encoding cephalosporin hydroxylase family protein produces the protein MHVEIDDARGTLVHHENGSTRTVDLHSREGFEALSRLWVKVGWSQRYSYTFSWMGRPIIQLPEDMVRTQEVIYRVRPDVIVETGVAHGGSLIYYASLCKVLGRGRVVGVDIEIREHNRRAIEEHEMASYITLIEGSSTDDATVRQVQGQIRPGETVLVILDSNHTRAHVAAELERYHGMVTPGSYLVATDGIMYDLHDVPGGAPEWVHDNPRDAAAEFAAAHPEFVLEQPEWPFNESGLRENITHWPGAWLRRA
- a CDS encoding glycosyltransferase; this encodes MPSGAGVSGAVQFNGLLVVVPTRNRADLAENAVRSLLGEHGSAGVRIVVSDNSTDAAAAERLRAFCETTGSGTLHYLRPPVPLAMAAHWDWAMQTVLHTWPENHVAYLTDRMVFREGEVRAVMELARRYPDRVVAYLHDHLAGYAPPFRVEQVPWTGRAYEVYAADLLALAARGVLSAPGLPKMLNCVVPRTVLDRLRARFGKFFDSVAPDFNFCYRCLAEVESVVHYDSAAVVHYALDRSNGASLSRGVRTRDHADFLASVGGSLAPSAPVPELRTVGNVIFHEYCRTRAETGSRRLPELDRERYLDYLGREIELVEDPAERRHMRALLEANGWRASVPKREPFRAARLRKLLSPRLVLRRLSMAAAWMLREPWARPFWTFLAGRTRIRIPADARFTFGSMDEALRFATRFRTSPARDDDHLRLPGLRIYELRH
- a CDS encoding glycosyltransferase family 2 protein, with product MSIAIPTYNRVAGLRRAVASALAQDYPCLEVVVSDNASTDETRAFCEELVRRDRRVRYVRQPVNVGPVGNFVHALEQCVGEYFMWLADDDWIDADYVRRCMEVLRRPGYSLVAGSTQYYRQGRWEFEAGPLDLEQEDPSERVLAYYRQVEDNGVFYGLARRADRLANPFPRTIGGDWLAVARLAAAGKVATVRATSVHRAMEGVSDGMESLVRAYKLRGRQARNPYGLIIRSIVADIMWGSPSFHALSMGRRVHLARRAAREIHARYYLRVQRHRSQLRRGKVVGRLREVPLARQVWHVVRPLLLRSRAS